One window of the Betta splendens chromosome 21, fBetSpl5.4, whole genome shotgun sequence genome contains the following:
- the ildr1b gene encoding immunoglobulin-like domain-containing receptor 1b has translation MTYASLMALVLVYLPAELLSIQVIVPQKERSTTLFASVVLRCDYTTSANPQEVLVTWRFKSFCRDPVLEYYSTGYQAALQLRQDPTNDCPDSQRTIRTVIQKKGINQPSLGSDYLNRRITILNKADLAITEVMWWDNGVYFCTIDAQGDTTGDSDQEVKLIVYSWLTVLFIILGALLLLILVFICCCQCCPQRCCCYVRCPCCPRTCCCPEEAVMQHRMLQEAKKAMVPWMNGQPIYVPISSNASSQGVPILYSGSYLDHSVKTNLPMPPLQLKPMPLQQHPPPPPPLQHVISSPHGSVKANDHVLNYLENQIRGLDVGAPHMAPPSAQNMLPLHQYPQAQPSAPAGVPHTSGPPSMLSALDEMGVRGTERRVITLPPIIGRVASLSSRRGPGGGDGSRGGARISSQSSGSTSRSAGGFPRDSRGCRERDASPPRRGILRDYSDDLDWEDRRRRAPHRAKERGSSAVRRGDGSTRSHGDLMEELRLKASRRERSCSPPQRGRESWRSDDDSGSRRKGGRWREESEKPPSYSSIEIESGSSYGQRSYTCLSDRTSCSPTSVVI, from the exons ATGACGTACGCGTCACTGATGGCGCTCGTGCTGGTTTACCTGCCGGCAG AGCTGCTGTCCATCCAGGTGATCGTTCcacagaaggagaggagcaCGACGCTGTTCGCCTCGGTGGTCCTGCGCTGTGACTACACAACCTCAGCAAACCCTCAGGAGGTCCTGGTCACCTGGAGGTTCAAGTCTTTCTGTAGGGACCCAGTGCTGGAGTATTACTCCACAG GTTATCAGGCCGCTCTGCAGCTGCGTCAGGACCCCACCAATGACTGCCCTGACAGTCAGCGCACCATCCGCACCGTGATCCAGAAGAAGGGCATCAACCAGCCCTCGCTGGGCTCAGACTACCTGAACCGCAGGATTACCATTCTGAACA AGGCCGACCTGGCCATCACGGAGGTGATGTGGTGGGACAACGGCGTGTATTTCTGCACCATTGACGCTCAGGGTGACACCACCGGTGACTCCGATCAAGAAGTCAAACTCATCGTGTACA GCTGGCTGACGGTTCTGTTCATCATCCTCGGcgccctcctgctcctcattctCGTCTTCATATGCTGCTGTCAGTGCTGCCCGCAGAGGTGCTGCTGCTACGTGCGCTGCCCGTGCTGCCCTcggacctgctgctgccccgaggAAG ctgtgatgcagcacaGGATGCTGCAGGAGGCTAAGAAGGCCATGGTTCCCTGGATGAACGGCCAGCCCATTTACGTTCCCATTAGCTCCAACGCCTCCTCCCAGGGCGTCCCTATTCTGTATTCAG GCTCTTACTTGGACCATTCTGTCAAGACAAACCTGCCCATGCCTCCACTGCAGCTGAAACCTATGCCCCTGCAGCagcacccccctcctcctcctcctctacagcaTGTGATTAGCAGTCCACACGGCAGCGTCAAAGCCAACGACCATGTGCTGAACTACCTGGAGAACCAGATCAGGGGCCTGGATGTAGGTGCTCCCCACATGGCTCCACCCAGCGCCCAGAATATGCTGCCATTACATCAATATCCTCAGGCACAGCCTTCAGCACCTGCAGGTGTTCCCCACACATCTGGGCCCCCGAGTATGTTGTCAGCACTGGATGAGATGGGGGTCAGAGGTACAGAGAGGAGAGTGATCACGCTGCCTCCCATCATCGGGCGCGTAGCCAGCTTGTCGTCCCGCAGGGGGCCCGGAGGTGGAGACGGATCCCGGGGTGGCGCCAGAATATCCAGCCAGTCCAGCGGGAGCACAAGTCGGTCTGCGGGAGGCTTCCCTCGCGACAGCCGTGGGTGCAGAGAAAGGGACGCCTCTCCTCCCAGGCGGGGGATCTTACGCGACTACAGCGATGACTTGGACTGGGAGGACCGGCGAAGAAGAGCGCCACACCGGGCGAAGGAGAGGGGCAGCTCAGCCGTGAGGAGAGGCGACGGGTCCACGCGTAGCCATGGCGACCTGATGGAGGAGCTGCGCCTCAAAGCCTCCcggagggagaggagctgctcgCCGCCGCAGCGCGGCAGGGAGTCGTGGAGGTCGGACGACGACAGCGGCAGCCGGCGGAAAGGAGGTAGATGGAGGGAGGAGTCGGAGAAGCCTCCGAGCTACTCCTCCATTGAGATCGAGTCCGGAAGCAGCTACGGGCAGAGGAGCTACACCTGCCTCTCC GATCGAACCTCCTGTAGCCCCACCAGCGTGGTGATATGA
- the me3 gene encoding NADP-dependent malic enzyme, mitochondrial, protein MNSLPGRAAVFLCRRTAAGGMRVFAGAAAHPAADRASAHAVRVCHSGTTRKGSVSTKKRGYDITRNPHLNKGMAFTLEERLQLGIHGLLPPCFLSQDVQVLRVMKSYETRTNPLDKYILLMTLQDRNEKLFYRLLTSDIEEFMPIVYTPTVGLACQQYGLAFRRPRGLFITIHDRGHIATMLNSWPREDIKAIVVTDGERILGLGDLGSYGMGIPVGKLALYTACGGVRPQQCLPVLLDVGTDNQALLNDPLYIGLKHKRIRGKEYDELIDEFMEAVTDKYGMNCLIQFEDFANSNAFRILNKYRNRYCTFNDDIQGTASVAVAGILAALKITKNKLSDHTFVFQGAGEAALGIAHLIMMAMAKEGVSREEAAKKIWMVDSKGLIVKGRSHLNHEKEEFAHEHQHIKTLEEVVHTIKPTAIIGVAAIGGAFTEKIIKDMASFNDKPIIFALSNPTSKAECTAEQCYKLTEGRGIFASGSPFDKVTLANGRTFYPGQGNNAYVFPGVALGVIACGVRHISDDIFLTTAEAIADMVTEEHLAEGRLYPPLNTIREVSFKIAVKIVNYAYKHNVASLYPEPKDKEAFVLSHIYSPDYDSFTLDTYSWPQEAMAVQDV, encoded by the exons ATGAACTCTCTCCCGGGCAGAGCCgcagtgtttctgtgcaggcGCACCGCAGCGGGGGGGATGCGGGTGTTCGCCGGTGCCGCCGCTCACCCTGCTGCGGACAGGGCCTCTGCCCACGCCGTGCGGGTCTGCCACTCCGGGACCACCCGCAAAGGCAGCGTCAGCACCAAGAAGCGGGGTTACGACATCACCAGAAACCCGCACCTCAATAAG GGAATGGCCTTCACTCTGGAGGAGCGCTTACAGCTGGGCATCCACGGCCTGCTGCCCCCCTGCTTCCTCTCCCAGGACGTGCAAGTGCTGCGCGTGATGAAGAGCTACGAGACGCGCACCAACCCTCTGGACAA GTACATCCTGTTGATGACGCTGCAGGACAGGAACGAGAAGCTCTTCTACCGCCTGCTGACCTCAGACATCGAGGAGTTCATGCCCATCGTCTACACGCCCACCGTCGGCCTGGCGTGTCAGCAGTACGGCCTGGCCTTCAGGAGACCGCG AGGACTCTTCATCACCATCCACGATAGAGGCCACATTGCTACTATGCTGAATTCCTGGCCTAGAGAAGATATAAAG GCCATCGTAGTGACAGACGGTGAACGCATCCTCGGACTGGGCGACCTGGGCAGCTATGGAATGGGGATTCCTGTGGGGAAGCTGGCGCTCTACACGGCCTGTGGAGGTGTCCGGCCACAGCAGTGTCTCCCAGTGCTGCTGGACGTTGGCACCGATAACCAG GCTCTGCTCAATGACCCCCTGTACATTGGACTGAAGCACAAGAGAATAAGAGGGAAAGAGTATGACGAGCTGATCGATGAGTTCATGGAGGCAGTGACGGACAA ATACGGGATGAACTGTTTGATTCAGTTTGAGGATTTCGCCAACAGCAACGCCTTCCGCATCCTAAACAAATACAGGAATCGATACTGCACCTTCAATGACGATATCCAAG GCACAGCTTCCGTCGCTGTTGCAGGGATCTTGGCTGCGTTGAAGATCACCAAGAACAAACTGTCAGAccacacatttgttttccagGGAGCAGGCGAG GCGGCTCTGGGTATTGCCCACCTCATCATGATGGCAATGGCCAAAGAAGGTGTAAGTAGAGAAGAAGCTGCCAAAAAAATCTGGATGGTGGATTCAAAAGGCCTCATCGTGAAG GGAAGGAGCCATCTGAACCATGAGAAGGAGGAATTTGCACACGAGCACCAGCACATTAAGACgttggaggaggtggtgcaCACCATCAAACCCACTGCCATCATAG GCGTGGCCGCTATCGGAGGGGCGTTTACGGAGAAGATCATCAAAGACATGGCATCGTTCAACGACAAGCCCATCATTTTCGCCCTGAGTAACCCTACCAGCAAGGCAGAGTGCACCGCAGAGCAGTGCTACAAGCTCACAGAG GGCCGGGGCATCTTCGCCAGTGGGAGTCCATTCGACAAGGTGACGCTGGCTAATGGCCGGACCTTCTACCCGGGCCAGGGAAACAACGCCTACGTCTTCCCTGGAGTCGCTCTGGGGGTTATAGCCTGTGGAGTTCGCCACATATCTGATGACATCTTCCTCACTACAGCAGAG gCCATTGCTGACATGGTAACGGAGGAGCACCTGGCTGAGGGAAGACTTTATCCTCCTCTCAACACCATCAGAGAGGTCTCCTTCAAGATTGCAGTAAAG ATCGTCAACTATGCATACAAACACAACGTTGCTTCACTGTACCCTGAGCCTAAAGACAAGGAGGCTTTTGTGCTGTCTCATATCTACAGTCCTGATTATGACTCCTTCACTCTGGACAC